In the Oscillatoria salina IIICB1 genome, one interval contains:
- a CDS encoding protein kinase domain-containing protein, producing MTLQLLNNRYHVIRTLGSGGFSETFLAEDTQMPSSRLCVIKQLKPANNNPELYQLVQERFAREAAILEKLGEANSQIPKLYAYLSEGGQFYLVQEWIEGDTLTQLVQKQGKLSESTVKEILISILPVLDYVHGQQIVHRDIKPDNIIIRSSDRVPVLIDFGAVREAMGTTLSSQGNYTSSIVIGTPGFMPSEQAAGRPLYSSDLYSLGLTAIYLLTGKIPQDLTSDPQTGEVIWQQYAPQISDSFAAVLNKAVMSHPKERYYTADEMLAALQGSPRSSQKTISYQQQQQKFSPSPSPSPSPQKSNKGLISSLIIGGFVGVVVVVAFALFSDELFPPNVPDSPDNPTPIQSQNPSPVAKPSSQSALINYYEAINNQQYREAWDLRTPESQNDAEQHPEGYKSFTDWWTQVRRVDILDLDVVGESGDFATVDSELRYLLNSGKTINQSLRFNFIWDNQREEWLLDDVERL from the coding sequence GTGACACTCCAACTCTTAAACAATCGCTATCATGTTATTCGTACTCTGGGAAGTGGTGGCTTTAGCGAAACTTTTCTCGCTGAAGATACCCAAATGCCTTCTTCTCGCCTTTGTGTGATTAAACAGCTTAAACCTGCTAATAATAATCCGGAATTATATCAGTTAGTCCAAGAACGTTTTGCTAGAGAAGCAGCAATTTTAGAAAAGTTAGGTGAAGCAAATTCGCAAATTCCTAAGTTATATGCTTATTTATCTGAAGGAGGACAATTTTATTTAGTTCAAGAATGGATTGAAGGTGATACTCTTACTCAACTGGTACAAAAGCAAGGAAAACTTAGCGAAAGTACCGTTAAAGAAATTTTAATTAGTATTTTACCTGTCCTTGATTACGTTCACGGTCAGCAGATTGTCCACCGGGATATTAAACCAGATAATATCATTATTCGTTCTAGCGATCGCGTTCCTGTATTGATCGATTTTGGTGCAGTTCGCGAAGCAATGGGAACTACTCTTTCTTCTCAAGGTAATTATACCAGTTCAATTGTGATTGGTACGCCCGGATTTATGCCTTCGGAACAGGCAGCAGGACGACCTTTATATTCTAGCGATTTGTATAGTTTGGGCTTAACTGCAATCTATTTACTGACTGGAAAAATTCCTCAAGATTTAACTAGCGATCCGCAAACTGGAGAGGTGATTTGGCAACAATATGCACCGCAGATTAGTGATAGTTTCGCTGCGGTTTTGAATAAGGCTGTAATGTCTCATCCGAAAGAAAGATATTACACTGCTGATGAAATGCTTGCAGCTTTGCAAGGTTCGCCTAGATCGAGTCAAAAAACTATTAGTTATCAACAGCAACAACAGAAGTTTTCCCCATCTCCATCGCCTTCTCCTTCTCCGCAAAAAAGTAATAAAGGATTGATAAGTAGTTTAATTATTGGTGGTTTTGTCGGAGTTGTAGTTGTCGTTGCTTTTGCTTTATTTTCTGACGAATTATTTCCTCCAAATGTTCCAGATTCTCCAGATAATCCTACTCCCATTCAATCACAAAATCCCTCACCTGTAGCTAAACCTTCCTCACAAAGTGCATTAATTAATTACTACGAAGCAATCAATAACCAACAGTATCGAGAAGCGTGGGATTTACGAACTCCTGAATCACAAAATGATGCAGAACAACACCCCGAAGGTTATAAATCTTTTACTGACTGGTGGACGCAAGTTAGACGAGTAGATATTCTCGATTTAGACGTAGTAGGAGAAAGTGGAGATTTTGCTACTGTAGATAGTGAATTGCGTTATTTACTTAATAGTGGTAAAACTATTAATCAAAGTTTGCGTTTTAATTTTATCTGGGATAATCAAAGGGAAGAATGGCTTTTAGATGATGTGGAAAGACTGTAA
- a CDS encoding Uma2 family endonuclease: MVTTSLILNLDAVHLTDEQFYQLCQNNRDLKFEKTSNGELIVMPPTGGNTGRYNLKITQQLANWSDLDRTGVAFDSSTGFQLPNGAYRSPDAAWISLAKWNRLSPEQQDKFPPICPDFVIELRSPSDSLKSLQEKMQEYLDNGTLLGWLINRQNREVEIYRFRQAKELLNSPRTLSGEDILPNFVLNLEAIWR, translated from the coding sequence ATGGTTACGACTTCTTTAATTTTAAATTTAGATGCCGTTCATCTTACTGACGAGCAATTTTATCAGCTTTGCCAAAATAACCGGGATCTCAAATTTGAAAAAACTAGCAATGGAGAACTAATTGTTATGCCGCCCACAGGGGGAAATACAGGTAGATATAACCTCAAAATTACTCAACAATTAGCTAACTGGTCGGATCTAGATCGAACTGGTGTTGCTTTTGATTCTTCTACAGGTTTTCAACTACCTAACGGTGCATATCGTTCGCCGGATGCGGCTTGGATTTCATTGGCAAAATGGAACCGTCTGAGTCCAGAACAACAAGATAAATTTCCCCCAATTTGTCCTGACTTTGTAATCGAATTACGTTCTCCTAGTGATTCCTTGAAATCTCTACAAGAAAAAATGCAAGAATATCTTGATAATGGCACGCTTTTAGGATGGTTAATTAATCGCCAAAATCGAGAAGTCGAAATTTATAGATTCCGGCAAGCTAAGGAACTCCTTAACTCGCCAAGAACTTTGTCTGGAGAAGATATCTTACCCAATTTTGTTCTCAATCTTGAAGCAATTTGGCGTTAA
- a CDS encoding glycoside hydrolase family 10 protein, with translation MRRKNFLFGSLVAGSVIFTSILFNLAVNQATQLFSKPSDTKQISLLSSEVIPPPPEREFRGVWVATVINIDWPSKAGLTSQQQQAELIEILDRAAELNLNAVVFQVRPAADALYDSPYEPWSESLTGEMGKAPTPYYDPLAFAVEEAHKRGLELHAWFNPYRAYHEKATSPISANHISQTRPHLVKEHGKYLWLDPGEPEVQDYSIKVIMDVVRRYDIDGVHLDDYFYPYGADRYFPDEESWQKYLESGGTLTKDDWRRENNNMFVQRLYEGIKAVKPWVKFGISPFGIWRPGNPEQIKGLDAYQQLYADSRKWLANGWVDYFAPQLYWKIDQPEQSYPVLLSWWSEQNIQDRHLWVGNYTGRVSNTSELGWQAEEIIAQIEETRKELGATGNIHFSMKSLLENRGEITTKLANEVYANPALVPASPWLENRLPAQPIVAAEGEFQAPLVCPNSSSSPSIEWGREIPPACETEAGVVVRPDRREKIKLTWRSSEEEDVWLWVVQMKKGQQWTTEILPRIETAYLIDSDASIVAVSAVNRYGTQGKAAVVEINDN, from the coding sequence ATGCGTAGAAAAAACTTTTTATTCGGTAGTTTAGTTGCAGGTAGTGTAATTTTTACCTCAATCCTGTTTAATTTAGCCGTTAACCAAGCAACACAACTATTTTCCAAACCATCGGATACAAAACAAATTTCTCTTCTCTCATCGGAAGTTATTCCACCACCTCCAGAAAGAGAATTTCGTGGCGTTTGGGTAGCAACAGTCATTAACATTGACTGGCCCTCAAAAGCAGGTTTAACCAGCCAACAACAGCAAGCAGAATTAATTGAAATTCTCGATCGCGCCGCCGAACTTAACTTAAATGCAGTGGTTTTTCAAGTACGCCCTGCGGCTGACGCACTTTACGACTCTCCCTACGAACCTTGGTCTGAATCTTTGACAGGAGAGATGGGAAAAGCGCCTACTCCCTACTACGATCCCCTAGCATTTGCAGTAGAGGAGGCGCATAAGCGAGGTTTAGAGTTACACGCCTGGTTCAACCCATACCGAGCATATCACGAGAAAGCCACTTCACCAATTTCTGCGAATCATATTAGTCAAACTCGTCCTCATTTAGTTAAAGAACATGGTAAATATCTTTGGCTCGATCCGGGAGAACCGGAAGTTCAAGATTATTCAATTAAAGTAATTATGGATGTAGTTCGCCGCTACGATATTGACGGCGTTCACCTCGATGATTATTTTTATCCTTACGGTGCAGACCGCTATTTTCCGGATGAAGAAAGCTGGCAAAAATATTTGGAATCGGGAGGTACATTAACAAAAGATGACTGGCGACGAGAAAATAATAATATGTTTGTCCAGCGTCTTTATGAAGGAATTAAAGCGGTAAAACCTTGGGTCAAATTTGGTATTAGTCCTTTTGGTATTTGGCGACCAGGAAATCCCGAACAAATCAAAGGTTTAGATGCTTATCAACAACTTTATGCTGATTCTCGTAAATGGTTAGCTAATGGTTGGGTAGATTATTTTGCACCGCAATTGTATTGGAAAATTGACCAACCAGAACAAAGTTATCCGGTTTTGTTATCTTGGTGGAGCGAGCAAAATATCCAAGATAGACATCTATGGGTAGGAAACTACACGGGTAGAGTTAGTAATACTTCTGAGTTAGGTTGGCAAGCTGAAGAAATTATTGCGCAAATTGAGGAAACAAGAAAAGAGTTAGGAGCAACGGGAAATATTCATTTTAGTATGAAAAGTTTGCTCGAAAATCGGGGCGAAATTACGACAAAATTAGCGAATGAAGTTTATGCTAATCCGGCGTTAGTTCCTGCCTCACCGTGGTTGGAAAATCGGCTACCTGCTCAACCAATTGTAGCTGCGGAAGGAGAGTTTCAAGCACCTCTAGTTTGTCCAAATAGTTCTTCATCTCCATCGATCGAATGGGGAAGGGAAATTCCTCCTGCTTGTGAAACAGAAGCGGGAGTTGTAGTTAGACCAGATCGTCGTGAAAAAATTAAATTAACTTGGCGTTCTTCAGAGGAAGAAGACGTTTGGTTGTGGGTAGTACAAATGAAAAAAGGACAGCAGTGGACAACAGAAATTTTACCAAGAATAGAGACGGCTTATCTTATCGATTCTGATGCTTCAATTGTAGCTGTTTCTGCGGTTAACCGTTATGGTACTCAAGGTAAGGCTGCGGTGGTAGAGATTAATGATAATTAA
- a CDS encoding photosystem II S4 domain protein, with protein sequence MLPREEILKGVENRETVARVIDKAEQAIKTWEVVLTDFLAPPELAEVQGQFKALTEVKICEWGGYPQAERQRVALVREELPLERSQVDLVALDIAGNFLFDPATHRDFLGAILGTGVVREKVGDIVVLGERGAQVIVVPELGEFLQTNLTQVRSVPVKVQPIEIGELKVRPPKKKEMTTVEASMRLDAIASAGFGMSRSKMGNLISSGDVRVNWKEVTKESHNVRSGDLISVRGKGRLEVGEVSITKKERYRVQLTRYM encoded by the coding sequence ATGTTACCCAGAGAAGAAATTTTAAAAGGAGTTGAAAATCGCGAAACTGTTGCTCGCGTTATTGATAAAGCGGAACAAGCAATTAAAACTTGGGAAGTGGTATTAACGGATTTTCTCGCACCACCAGAGTTGGCGGAAGTTCAAGGACAATTTAAAGCCTTGACAGAAGTCAAGATTTGTGAATGGGGAGGTTATCCGCAAGCGGAACGACAACGAGTGGCTTTAGTGCGCGAAGAATTACCTTTAGAGCGATCGCAGGTGGATCTGGTAGCTTTGGATATAGCAGGTAATTTTCTCTTCGATCCTGCTACTCATCGCGACTTTCTCGGTGCAATTTTGGGGACTGGGGTAGTTCGGGAGAAAGTTGGCGATATTGTGGTTTTAGGGGAAAGAGGAGCGCAAGTCATTGTCGTTCCCGAATTGGGAGAATTTCTACAAACTAATTTAACTCAAGTGCGATCGGTTCCGGTGAAAGTACAACCGATTGAAATCGGCGAATTAAAAGTACGTCCCCCGAAAAAGAAAGAAATGACGACAGTGGAAGCTTCCATGCGCTTAGACGCGATCGCATCCGCAGGTTTTGGAATGTCACGTAGTAAAATGGGAAATCTAATTTCCTCTGGTGACGTGCGAGTGAATTGGAAAGAAGTAACCAAAGAAAGTCATAATGTGCGATCGGGAGATTTAATTTCCGTACGTGGAAAAGGACGCTTAGAAGTTGGCGAAGTTTCGATAACCAAAAAAGAACGCTATCGAGTGCAATTAACCCGCTATATGTAG
- the serA gene encoding phosphoglycerate dehydrogenase, with the protein MSKVLVSDSINQAGIDILSQVAQVDVKTGLPAEELVKIMPEYDALMVRSGTKVTAEIIEAGNQLKIIGRAGVGVDNIDVAAATRKGIVVVNSPEGNTIAAAEHALAMMLSLSRHVPEANQSLKSGKWDRKLYMGSEVYKKTLGVVGLGKIGSHVATVARAMGMKILAYDPFISAERADQLGCRLVDLDLLFSESDYITLHVPKTRDTTHLINAEALAKMKPTTRIINCARGGIIDEVALAEAIANGKIAGAALDVFEEEPLKESPLRDLGTKVILTPHLGASTEEAQVNVAIDVAEQIRDVLLGLPARSAVNIPGLNPNVLEQLRPYMQLAETLGKLVGQLAGGRIEMLDVRLQGELASNQAQPLVLAALKGLLSIALRERVNYVNASIEAKERGIRVIETRDSSVHDYSGSLHLIAKGSLGEHSVTGALLGDREIRITNLDGFPINVPPTNNMLFTLHRDMPGIIGKIGSLLGSFNVNIASMQVGRKIVRGDAVMALSLDDPLPEGILSEITKVSGIRDAYTVSL; encoded by the coding sequence ATGTCTAAAGTTCTAGTTTCCGACTCGATTAATCAAGCAGGAATTGATATTCTCTCGCAAGTCGCCCAAGTTGACGTAAAAACTGGGCTACCTGCCGAAGAACTGGTAAAGATTATGCCAGAATACGACGCTTTGATGGTTCGTTCTGGGACGAAAGTTACAGCCGAGATTATCGAAGCTGGTAATCAGCTAAAAATTATTGGACGTGCGGGAGTTGGCGTTGATAATATCGACGTAGCTGCGGCAACGCGCAAAGGGATAGTCGTCGTTAACTCTCCCGAAGGAAATACGATCGCGGCTGCGGAACACGCTTTAGCGATGATGTTATCTCTTTCGCGTCACGTTCCCGAAGCTAACCAATCCCTCAAAAGTGGGAAGTGGGATCGTAAACTTTACATGGGTTCAGAGGTTTACAAAAAAACCTTGGGTGTCGTTGGTTTGGGCAAAATTGGCTCTCATGTGGCTACAGTAGCACGAGCAATGGGGATGAAAATCCTCGCTTACGATCCGTTTATTTCCGCCGAACGAGCAGATCAACTCGGTTGTCGTTTGGTAGACTTAGATTTACTCTTCTCCGAATCAGATTACATCACGCTGCACGTTCCCAAAACCCGCGACACAACTCATTTAATTAATGCGGAAGCGTTAGCGAAAATGAAACCTACCACTCGAATTATCAATTGTGCGCGGGGCGGGATTATCGACGAAGTAGCCTTAGCCGAAGCGATCGCCAATGGTAAAATTGCCGGGGCGGCGTTGGATGTCTTTGAGGAAGAACCTTTAAAAGAATCGCCTTTGCGGGATTTGGGAACCAAAGTAATTCTCACTCCTCACCTCGGCGCTTCTACCGAAGAAGCCCAAGTCAACGTCGCCATTGACGTAGCCGAACAAATTCGCGATGTCTTGCTAGGACTTCCCGCGCGATCGGCTGTTAACATTCCCGGACTCAATCCTAACGTTCTCGAACAATTACGTCCTTATATGCAACTCGCGGAAACTCTCGGCAAATTGGTGGGACAATTAGCTGGCGGTAGGATCGAAATGCTAGACGTGCGTTTACAAGGAGAATTAGCGAGTAATCAAGCTCAACCCTTAGTTTTAGCAGCCCTGAAAGGCTTACTCTCGATCGCCCTTCGCGAACGAGTAAACTACGTTAACGCCAGTATTGAGGCAAAAGAACGAGGGATCAGAGTAATTGAAACCAGAGACAGTTCAGTTCACGATTATTCTGGTTCGTTACACCTAATCGCCAAAGGTTCATTAGGAGAACATTCCGTCACCGGGGCTTTATTAGGCGATCGCGAAATTCGCATTACCAATCTCGACGGTTTCCCGATTAACGTTCCTCCCACCAACAATATGCTGTTTACCCTCCACCGGGATATGCCGGGAATTATTGGTAAAATTGGCTCGCTCCTGGGTAGCTTTAACGTTAACATTGCCAGTATGCAAGTCGGCAGAAAAATCGTGCGTGGCGATGCAGTCATGGCATTAAGCTTAGATGACCCCCTCCCCGAAGGAATTTTGAGCGAAATCACCAAAGTTTCTGGCATTCGTGATGCTTACACGGTAAGTTTGTAG
- the prmA gene encoding 50S ribosomal protein L11 methyltransferase: protein MANSWWEIKILCDPTLEDLIYWRLEKFGCRGMASEIKGKSRLIRAYIPQISAELLDLAALSLWLRQDALTLELSPPVMKWHLIDEEDWASSWKQHWQPQEIGDRFLIYPAWLHPPQDSERIVVRLDPGAAFGTGTHPTTQLCLESLEMRFSFNAKNTVVADIGCGSGILAIASALLGAQKVYAVDIDPLAVRAAINNSHLNQIDPDIIAVEQGSIERVIDLIDEPVDGFFCNILAEVIVDLIPQMNDLAKPDTWGILSGVLLEQAKPVADTLEEHGWVVATLWKRKEWCCFNIRRS, encoded by the coding sequence ATGGCAAATAGCTGGTGGGAAATTAAGATTCTCTGCGATCCAACCTTGGAAGATTTAATTTATTGGCGGTTGGAAAAATTTGGTTGTCGGGGAATGGCAAGCGAGATTAAAGGCAAATCGCGCTTAATCCGTGCCTATATACCGCAAATCTCTGCCGAGTTATTAGATTTAGCAGCTTTATCTTTGTGGTTGCGACAAGATGCCTTGACTTTAGAATTATCGCCCCCAGTCATGAAGTGGCATTTAATTGATGAAGAAGACTGGGCGAGTAGTTGGAAACAACATTGGCAACCGCAAGAAATTGGCGATCGCTTTTTAATCTATCCAGCTTGGTTACATCCTCCGCAAGATTCGGAACGAATTGTAGTTCGTCTCGATCCTGGTGCCGCTTTTGGTACTGGAACTCATCCTACCACTCAGCTTTGCCTTGAATCTTTGGAAATGCGCTTTAGCTTTAATGCCAAAAATACTGTCGTTGCGGATATTGGCTGCGGTTCGGGAATTTTGGCGATCGCGTCAGCGTTACTAGGGGCACAAAAAGTTTATGCTGTGGATATCGATCCTTTAGCAGTACGCGCCGCAATTAACAATTCACATCTCAATCAGATCGACCCAGATATTATCGCTGTCGAACAAGGTAGTATCGAACGAGTAATCGATTTAATTGACGAACCCGTAGACGGCTTTTTCTGTAATATTCTCGCCGAAGTAATCGTTGATTTGATTCCTCAAATGAACGATCTCGCCAAACCCGATACTTGGGGTATCCTTAGCGGTGTTCTCCTCGAACAAGCTAAACCAGTCGCTGATACCCTGGAAGAACACGGTTGGGTTGTCGCTACCCTTTGGAAGCGCAAAGAATGGTGTTGTTTCAATATTCGGCGATCGTAA
- a CDS encoding FAD-dependent oxidoreductase, which translates to MKQISRRTALKILGVGAGSLLLYSRFAKPQPTIFQQDKLDLPRYLNNKKTVVVVGAGLAGLACAYELSQRGFAVTLLEKSPQLGGKIASWKIQVEEEEFMMEHGFHGFFPQYYNLKSLVAELKIEDNFQSLEFYSLLFRNGKYQPEVFRPNNSAFPWNIIDLAIASPNRFRWGINLTKFSHWQVFRAITGFQIPKTFRNYDEITVTDWVKSGFPQGLYDLYFLPFAKSTLNAPDNLSVGELLQFFHFYFFGNPEGLAFNGTTDDMGTSLVQPIAKAIQRNDGKIITQATISNIHWKSGKIDSLSYQQGNTQTNIPFWVQRNYLIPEDNLTYYGTADNVFATKPNDTEAISLTCTHQGCTVQPQPDGKFLCPCHGALYDSNGKVIAGPAPRDLPRFQILENQADSIQLVATTPAPPQAKATIKADYYVFAADVPGMQQIFNLSTGDINPEIANQIEKLAIADPFAVARFWCDRDFNWQQSNFTSLSGYALTDSITLYHRIQTQFIKWAQRTGGSVVELHAYCYKESQFPTQEALLTTFEQELYEIVPELANAKILHRELVNQKNFSGYPTNSYEERPETTTSVPNLIFAGDWVKMPFPCGLMERAVSSGLLAANAILHQQNLHRRKLLSVNPEGLFKI; encoded by the coding sequence ATGAAACAAATCTCCAGACGTACAGCGTTAAAAATTCTTGGTGTCGGTGCAGGTTCCCTACTTTTATATTCTCGCTTTGCTAAACCTCAACCGACAATATTTCAACAAGATAAATTAGATTTACCGCGCTACTTAAACAATAAAAAAACAGTAGTAGTCGTCGGTGCAGGTTTAGCCGGATTAGCTTGCGCTTACGAACTCTCTCAACGTGGTTTTGCAGTCACTTTATTAGAAAAATCGCCTCAATTGGGTGGCAAAATTGCTAGTTGGAAAATTCAGGTTGAAGAAGAAGAATTCATGATGGAACATGGTTTCCACGGTTTCTTCCCGCAATATTACAATCTGAAGAGTTTAGTTGCAGAATTAAAAATTGAGGACAACTTTCAATCCTTAGAATTTTATTCCTTACTTTTCCGTAACGGTAAATATCAACCAGAAGTATTTCGCCCGAATAATTCCGCCTTTCCCTGGAATATAATTGATTTAGCGATCGCGTCCCCAAATCGGTTTCGTTGGGGTATCAATTTAACTAAATTCTCTCATTGGCAAGTCTTTCGCGCAATTACAGGTTTCCAAATTCCGAAAACTTTTCGCAACTATGACGAAATTACTGTCACTGATTGGGTAAAATCCGGCTTTCCTCAAGGACTTTACGATTTATACTTCCTTCCCTTCGCGAAATCAACCCTGAATGCACCAGATAACCTCAGTGTGGGAGAATTATTACAATTCTTTCACTTCTATTTCTTTGGCAACCCCGAAGGACTAGCATTTAACGGTACAACCGATGACATGGGAACCAGTTTAGTCCAACCCATCGCAAAAGCAATTCAACGCAACGATGGCAAAATTATCACTCAAGCAACCATCAGCAATATTCACTGGAAATCCGGTAAAATAGACTCACTCAGCTACCAACAAGGAAACACTCAAACCAACATTCCTTTTTGGGTACAACGTAATTATCTCATCCCAGAAGACAATTTAACCTACTACGGCACAGCAGATAACGTCTTTGCAACCAAACCCAACGACACCGAAGCCATCTCCTTAACTTGCACCCATCAAGGTTGCACAGTCCAACCCCAACCAGACGGAAAATTCCTTTGTCCCTGTCATGGAGCATTATACGACAGCAACGGCAAAGTTATCGCAGGTCCAGCCCCAAGAGACTTACCGCGCTTCCAAATCCTCGAAAACCAAGCCGACTCAATCCAATTAGTTGCCACCACACCCGCACCACCCCAAGCCAAAGCAACCATAAAAGCAGACTACTACGTTTTCGCTGCCGACGTACCCGGAATGCAACAAATATTTAACTTAAGCACAGGAGACATTAATCCAGAAATAGCCAACCAAATCGAAAAATTAGCGATCGCCGATCCCTTCGCAGTCGCTCGTTTTTGGTGCGATCGTGACTTCAACTGGCAACAAAGTAATTTTACCTCACTTTCCGGCTACGCACTCACCGACAGCATCACCTTATATCATCGCATCCAAACCCAATTTATCAAATGGGCGCAACGTACTGGCGGTAGCGTCGTCGAATTACACGCATATTGCTACAAAGAAAGCCAATTTCCCACCCAAGAAGCACTTCTCACCACCTTCGAGCAAGAACTATATGAAATAGTACCAGAACTAGCCAACGCAAAGATACTCCACCGCGAATTAGTCAACCAAAAAAACTTCTCCGGGTATCCCACCAACAGTTACGAAGAGCGTCCCGAAACTACCACATCTGTTCCTAATTTAATCTTTGCAGGCGATTGGGTCAAGATGCCCTTCCCCTGTGGTTTAATGGAAAGAGCAGTCAGTAGCGGATTACTCGCAGCCAACGCCATCCTCCATCAGCAAAACCTCCATCGCCGAAAACTCCTTTCAGTCAACCCAGAAGGCTTATTTAAAATTTAA
- a CDS encoding aromatic ring-hydroxylating dioxygenase subunit alpha encodes MLTTNNSNPTTNFNIRTCGINPNHWYVVARSNEVKNKPLGITLWKQKIVLFRDETGNICALEDRCPHRQVKLSSGKLINNQLECVYHGWKFLSTGVCISVPYLTAKQKLPSCKIRTYPVKELDGFIWLFPGKNDPESIAPLGIPEWEHLNYIATVSLIECPGHYSYLIENLMDMYHGHLHDNYQAWAAASLEKIEVKENRIDAHYQAQSYYKIDKIWSISQLFFPALRRLHPEPLNVSYIYPHWLSTLGNDFKIYCLFCPVNETYTRAYLIHFTSLNAFWRLHKLPIWFRKFIKNSLFGSAQKLLDGLVEQDIAMIAEEQQAYLENPQLRNYELNPVISRVQKLIQTFSLSDSGR; translated from the coding sequence ATGCTAACAACCAACAACTCAAACCCCACCACTAATTTTAACATTCGCACCTGCGGAATTAACCCCAACCACTGGTACGTCGTCGCCCGTAGTAACGAAGTAAAAAACAAACCCCTAGGAATCACCCTTTGGAAACAAAAAATTGTCCTTTTTCGTGACGAAACTGGAAACATTTGCGCCCTAGAAGATCGTTGTCCCCATCGTCAAGTTAAACTCAGTAGTGGTAAACTTATTAACAATCAGCTTGAATGCGTCTATCATGGCTGGAAATTTTTGTCAACCGGGGTATGTATCAGCGTCCCTTATCTAACAGCAAAACAAAAACTTCCTAGCTGCAAAATTCGCACTTATCCAGTCAAAGAATTAGACGGATTTATTTGGTTATTTCCCGGAAAAAACGACCCAGAATCAATCGCCCCCCTCGGAATACCAGAATGGGAACACCTTAATTATATCGCCACAGTTTCCCTAATTGAATGTCCCGGACACTATTCTTATTTAATTGAAAACTTAATGGATATGTATCACGGACATTTACATGATAACTATCAAGCTTGGGCAGCAGCAAGCCTAGAAAAGATAGAAGTAAAGGAAAATAGAATAGACGCACATTATCAAGCCCAAAGTTATTACAAAATCGATAAAATTTGGTCAATTTCGCAGTTATTTTTCCCTGCTTTGCGTCGCCTCCATCCCGAACCCTTAAACGTAAGTTATATTTATCCTCATTGGCTGTCAACCTTGGGAAATGACTTCAAAATTTATTGCTTATTTTGTCCAGTAAATGAAACTTATACTCGCGCTTATTTAATTCACTTTACTTCATTAAATGCCTTCTGGCGCTTGCATAAATTACCGATTTGGTTTAGGAAATTCATCAAAAATAGTTTATTTGGTTCGGCGCAAAAATTACTCGATGGTTTAGTCGAGCAAGATATTGCTATGATTGCGGAAGAACAACAAGCTTATTTAGAAAATCCCCAACTTCGTAACTACGAATTAAATCCGGTAATTAGCAGAGTCCAAAAGTTAATTCAAACTTTTTCGCTTTCTGACTCTGGTAGGTAA
- a CDS encoding REP-associated tyrosine transposase, translating into MGRSRYKVLGNQPHFITCTIVNWIPIFGKPELAQIILDSLSFLQKKQRLTLYAYVIMENHLHLIVSAVNLSKEIGNFKSFTARSIIDTLKENKNNHLLNQLEVFKPKHKTAQQYQLWQEGFHPQAILSEEMLLQKLEYIHNNPVKCGYVDEPGHWRYSSYRNYFGQKGLLEIEIIE; encoded by the coding sequence ATGGGACGTAGCCGTTACAAAGTTTTAGGGAATCAACCTCACTTTATCACTTGCACTATCGTCAACTGGATACCTATTTTTGGCAAACCTGAATTAGCCCAAATTATTCTCGACTCTTTAAGTTTTCTCCAAAAGAAACAACGACTCACTTTGTACGCCTATGTAATTATGGAAAACCATCTTCACTTGATAGTTTCTGCTGTTAACCTCTCTAAAGAAATAGGTAATTTTAAATCATTTACAGCACGTTCAATTATCGATACTCTCAAGGAAAACAAAAACAATCACTTATTAAATCAACTCGAAGTTTTCAAACCAAAACATAAAACGGCTCAACAATATCAGCTTTGGCAAGAAGGATTTCATCCCCAGGCTATTTTAAGTGAGGAGATGTTGCTACAAAAGTTAGAATACATTCACAATAATCCTGTCAAGTGTGGCTATGTAGATGAACCTGGGCATTGGCGTTATTCTAGTTATCGTAATTATTTTGGTCAAAAAGGATTGTTAGAAATTGAAATAATTGAGTAA
- the ndhL gene encoding NAD(P)H-quinone oxidoreductase subunit L, with product MPIDSTMLLALLYLSLSGLYLLVIPALLYVYMNSRWYVVSSFERAFMYFLVFFFFPGLLLLSPFLNFRPKRRNLGT from the coding sequence ATGCCGATTGATTCGACGATGTTACTGGCGTTGTTGTATTTGTCTTTGAGTGGGTTGTATTTGCTGGTGATTCCGGCTTTGCTTTATGTTTATATGAATAGTCGCTGGTATGTGGTGAGTTCTTTTGAAAGGGCGTTTATGTATTTCCTGGTGTTTTTCTTTTTTCCAGGGTTGTTATTGTTGAGTCCGTTTTTGAATTTTCGCCCGAAGCGTCGTAATCTGGGAACGTAA